Proteins encoded together in one Quercus lobata isolate SW786 chromosome 3, ValleyOak3.0 Primary Assembly, whole genome shotgun sequence window:
- the LOC115979924 gene encoding serine/threonine-protein kinase EDR1-like → MKHIFKKLHIGSNHDPNRSNENPNVTSATASTPPSCAPDQRPVSVQTSGALPPASPSASSSATTSPASNAAGTTPSSAVAAASAAANRADYISSEEEFQVQLALAISASNSEFRDDPEKDQIRAATLLSLGGHRIDLVRDKDEVSAETLSRQYWEYNVLDYEDKVVDGFYDIYGLSTESANQGKMPSITDIETNLGSSGFEVVMVNQRVDPSLEELLQIAHCIALDCPVTEVSVLAQRLAELVTGHMGGPVKDANIMLARWMERRTELRMSLQTSVLPIGSINVGLSRHRALLFKALADNIKMPCRLVKGSHYTGVEDDAVNIIKLEDEREFLVDLMAAPGTLIPADILSAMENTFKPYNPKINKIPPLHLSNDIGVTYLRPKPLLGEGSSHNSAVESSSPLDRRSSSEKAESIPLFPSTSGDTTVSSSGMSNKPSPNQSDLSSSGIGTSLYKGSRGTHAVGDGVRINLNGVPYNQNNPEDPKNLFADLNPFQIKGTGKTSLHNKPTENRVDELQRPINNPGRPPVSLMWKNRYALNEVPQKKEYDYMEGLYPRINREPNDYNLPSLASTSSNTPGKIYGDGFKSAGNSNMPSMGSNAANSVSGTSSLLEASSSQFDRFHHVGDLNANLKRERPRNGEESQSNAVDLVQELEDNEIGFHDRRKSMHDRFMGNNLKLKDPESASSSFDSSTSKAEQIYSSTSRADQIFDDVDVGDEIRWEDLVIGERIGLGSYGEVYHADWNGTEVAVKKFLDQDFSGAALAEFKSEVRIMRRLRHPNVVLFMGAVTRPPNLSIISEFLPRGSLYRILHRPQCQLEEKRRIKMALDVARGMNCLHASTPTIVHRDLKSPNLLVDKNWNVKVCDFGLSRLKHNTFLSSKSTAGTPEWMAPEVLRNEPSNEKCDVYSFGVILWELATLRLPWSGMNPMQVVGAVGFQNRRLDIPKEVDPMVARIIWECWQTDPNLRPSFAQLTVALKPLQRLVMPSHLDQPSSPLPQEISVNSTP, encoded by the exons atgaagcaCATTTTCAAGAAGCTTCACATAGGAAGCAACCACGACCCGAACCGATCAAACGAAAACCCTAACGTGACGTCCGCGACGGCATCGACGCCGCCGTCTTGTGCCCCCGATCAACGGCCGGTTTCTGTGCAGACTTCCGGCGCCTTGCCTCCGGCGAGTCCTTCGGCTTCGTCGTCGGCGACTACTTCTCCGGCGAGCAACGCTGCTGGTACTACGCCGTCTTCTGCTGTCGCTGCTGCGTCTGCGGCGGCTAATAGAGCTGACTATATCTCGTCGGAGGAGGAGTTCCAGGTTCAGCTGGCCCTAGCGATCAGCGCGTCGAATTCGGAGTTCCGAGACGATCCGGAGAAGGATCAGATCAGAGCCGCGACGCTGCTGAGCTTGGGAGGTCATCGGATCGATTTGGTGAGGGATAAGGATGAAGTTTCGGCGGAGACTTTGTCGAGGCAGTATTGG GAATACAATGTTCTTGACTATGAAGATAAAGTGGTGGATGGTTTTTACGATATATATGGGCTCTCCACAGAATCAGCAAACCAAGGAAAGATGCCATCTATCACTGATATTGAAACAAACCTTGGTAGTTCTGGCTTTGAAGTTGTAATGGTTAATCAAAGAGTTGATCCTTCCCTGGAAGAGTTACTGCAAATTGCACACTGTATTGCTTTAGACTGTCCAGTCACTGAGGTTAGTGTGTTGGCACAGAGGCTTGCTGAACTAGTTACTGGACATATGGGTGGGCCTGTGAAGGATGCTAATATTATGCTGGCACGGTGGATGGAAAGGAGGACAGAGTTGAGGATGTCTCTTCAAACAAGTGTGTTGCCTATTGGATCCATCAATGTTGGCCTTTCTCGACATCGTGCTTTGCTTTTCAAG GCATTAGCTGACAATATCAAGATGCCTTGTAGACTAGTAAAAGGTAGTCATTACACTGGTGTTGAGGATGATGCTGTCAACATAATAAAGTTGGAAGATGAAAG GGAATTTTTGGTTGATCTAATGGCAGCTCCTGGAACACTTATACCAGCTGATATTCTAAGTGCAATGGAAAATACCTTTAAGCCATACaatccaaaaataaacaaaatccCACCTCTCCATTTGTCTAATGACATTGGAGTTACGTACTTAAGACCAAAGCCTTTACTTGGTGAAGGTAGCAGTCATAACTCTGCAGTTGAGAGTAGCTCACCCTTGGATAGAAGGTCAAGTTCTGAAAAGGCAGAATCCATTCCTTTATTCCCCAGTACAAGTGGTGACACTACTGTTAGTTCATCTGGTATGTCGAATAAGCCGAGTCCCAATCAGTCGGATCTTTCATCATCAGGCATTGGCACCTCTCTGTATAAAGGCAGTCGTGGTACCCATGCAGTTGGTGATGGTGTGAGGATAAATCTCAATGGAGTTCCATATAACCAAAATAACCCTGAGgatccaaaaaatctttttgcaGATCTTAATCCATTCCAGATAAAAGGAACTGGCAAAACTTCTTTGCATAACAAACCTACAGAGAATAGAGTTGATGAGCTTCAGAGACCGATAAATAACCCTGGTCGACCCCCTGTATCATTGATGTGGAAGAATCGATATGCTCTCAATGAAGTCCCTCAGAAAAAGGAGTATGATTATATGGAGGGTCTATATCCAAGAATCAATCGTGAGCCTAATGACTATAATCTGCCATCGTTAGCTTCCACCAGTTCTAATACACCTGGAAAGATCTATGGTGATGGTTTCAAATCAGCTGGTAATTCAAATATGCCCAGTATGGGCAGTAATGCAGCAAATTCTGTCAGTGGCACCAGTTCATTGTTGGAAGCTAGCTCAAGTCAGTTTGATAGGTTTCATCATGTGGGGGATTTGAATGCTAATTTAAAGCGAGAACGTCCTAGGAATGGGGAAGAATCACAAAGTAATGCGGTGGATTTGGTTCAAGAACTTGAGGACAATGAAATTGGTTTTCACGATCGTAGAAAGAGTATGCATGATCGATTTATGGGGAACAATTTGAAATTGAAGGATCCAGAAAGTGCTAGCTCGTCTTTTGACTCCAGCACAAGTAAGGCTGAACAAATATACTCCAGCACAAGTAGGGCTGACCAAATATTTGATGATGTCGATGTAGGAGATGAAATTCGTTGGGAAGACCTGGTTATTGGTGAAAGGATTGGACTAG GTTCATATGGGGAGGTTTATCATGCTGATTGGAATGGCACG GAGGTCGCTGTGAAGAAGTTTTTAGACCAGGATTTCTCAGGTGCAGCTTTGGCTGAGTTCAAAAGTGAA GTACGAATAATGCGTAGACTGCGGCATCCAAATGTTGTTCTTTTCATGGGTGCTGTTACTCGTCCTCCAAACCTCTCTATCATTTCTGAGTTTCTTCCAAG gGGAAGCTTATATCGAATTCTTCATCGTCCTCAATGTCAACTTGAGGAGAAGCGCAGAATAAAAATGGCTCTTGATGTG GCTAGGGGCATGAATTGCTTACATGCAAGCACACCAACAATTGTTCACAGGGATTTGAAGTCACCGAACCTTTTAGTTGATAAGAACTGGAATGTCAAG GTGTGTGATTTTGGGTTATCACGCTTAAAGCACAACACTTTCTTGTCATCCAAATCAACTGCAGGAACG CCTGAGTGGATGGCACCTGAAGTTCTCCGAAACGAGCCATCAAATGAGAA GTGTGATGTCTATAGCTTTGGAGTCATTCTGTGGGAGCTAGCTACCTTGAGATTACCTTGGAGTGGGATGAACCCAATGCAAGTGGTGGGTGCAGTAGGTTTCCAGAATCGTCGCCTGGACATCCCCAAGGAAGTGGATCCTATGGTTGCTCGGATAATTTGGGAATGTTGGCAAAC GGATCCAAACTTGCGACCCTCATTTGCACAGCTCACAGTAGCTCTCAAGCCTTTGCAGCGGCTTGTCATGCCATCACATCTGGACCAGCCAAGTTCACCTCTGCCACAAGAGATTTCAGTAAATTCTACACCTTGA